A region of Vitis riparia cultivar Riparia Gloire de Montpellier isolate 1030 chromosome 1, EGFV_Vit.rip_1.0, whole genome shotgun sequence DNA encodes the following proteins:
- the LOC117925672 gene encoding uncharacterized protein LOC117925672 yields the protein MGNCQAIDAAALVIQHPCGRIERLYWTVSAGEVMRMNPGHYVSLIIPLPIPQDHDTPDNKTVRFTRVKLLRPTDTLVLGHAYRLITSQEVMKVLRAKKYAKMKKNQVESAEKLQGMAERQSSSCEEDGGRSEMEKSNQVVNHERHRPRTASTTSAAAARMSSGNCNGQPQNIHCWSSSNLETKTQDIQESGSTKLL from the exons ATGGGGAATTGCCAGGCCATAGATGCAGCTGCGTTGGTCATACAGCATCCTTGCGGCAGGATAGAGAGGTTGTATTGGACGGTGAGTGCGGGAGAGGTGATGAGAATGAACCCGGGACATTATGTTTCTCTTATCATTCCATTGCCCATCCCTCAAGATCATGACACTCCTGATAACAAGACTGTGCGCTTCACCCGTGTTAAGCTTCTCCGCCCCACCGATACTCTTGTTCTTGGTCATGCCTACCGCCTCATCACTTCTCAAG AGGTTATGAAGGTGCTGCGGGCAAAGAAGTAtgcgaagatgaagaagaaccAGGTGGAATCAGCAGAGAAGTTACAGGGAATGGCGGAGAGGCAGAGTTCAAGTTGTGAAGAAGATGGAGGAAGGTCTGAAATGGAGAAATCCAATCAG GTGGTGAACCATGAAAGACACCGACCGAGGACAGCATCAACGACTTCTGCTGCAGCGGCAAG GATGTCCAGTGGAAACTGCAATGGACAGCCACAAAACATTCACTGCTGGTCTTCCTCAAACCTGGAAACAAAGACGCAAGACATCCAGGAGAGTGGTAGTACCAAGCTGTTATAA
- the LOC117924690 gene encoding nucleobase-ascorbate transporter 6-like, whose amino-acid sequence MAGGGGGGGGGGGHAPPPKQDELQPHPAKDQLPNIAYCITSPPPWPEAILLGFQHYLVMLGTTVLIPSSLVPQMGGGNEEKAKVIQTLLFVAGLNTLCQTLFGTRLPAVIGGSFSFVPTTISIVLAGRYSDIVNPQERFEKIMRGIQGALIVASTLQIVIGFSGLWRNVTRFLSPLSAVPLVALSGFGLYELGFPVLARCIEIGLPQLIVLVIFSQYIPHIIRSEKHVFDRFAVIFSVVLVWIYAHLLTVGGAYKNTGTKTQASCRTDRAGIIGAAPWIRVPYPFQWGAPTFDAGEAFAMMAASFVALVESTGGFIAVSRYASATPMPPTILSRGVGWQGVGILFSGIFGTGTGSSVSVENAGLLALTRVGSRRVVQISAGFMIFFSILGKFGAVFASIPPPIIAALYCLFFAYVGAAGLSFLQFCNLNSFKTKFVLGFSIFMGLSIPQYFNEYRVVNGYGPVHTGARWFNDMINVPFSSEAFVAGLLALFLDSTLHRKDNTTRKDRGMVWWEKFRSFKTDSRSEEFYSLPFNLNKFFPSV is encoded by the exons ATGGCaggaggtggaggaggaggtggaggtggtggaggACATGCCCCACCGCCGAAACAAGACGAGTTGCAGCCTCATCCGGCTAAAGATCAACTGCCCAACATTGCTTACTGCATTACCAGTCCTCCTCCTTGGC CTGAGGCCATCCTACTTGGCTTCCAACATTACTTGGTGATGCTTGGCACAACAGTTCTGATTCCAAGCTCTCTTGTTCCCCAGATGGGTGGAGGAAAT GAGGAGAAAGCAAAGGTTATTCAGACATTACTATTCGTGGCTGGCTTGAACACATTGTGTCAAACTTTGTTTGGGACCCGATTGCCTGCAGTTATTGGTGGCTCTTTCTCCTTCGTGCCAACAACAATTTCAATTGTTTTGGCTGGTCGATACAGTGACATTGTGAATCCTCAGGAG AGATTTGAAAAGATAATGCGAGGAATTCAGGGTGCTCTTATTGTTGCTTCAACACTTCAAATAGTCATTGGCTTCAGTGGCCTTTGGCGCAATGTGACAAG GTTCTTAAGTCCTCTGTCTGCAGTCCCTTTGGTAGCTCTGTCTGGCTTTGGGCTCTATGAGTTGGGCTTTCCTGTG CTTGCAAGATGCATAGAGATTGGACTGCCACAGCTCATTGTGCTAGTAATTTTTTCACAG tATATTCCCCATATAATACGGTCGGAAAAACATGTTTTCGACCGCTTTGCTGTTATATTCTCGGTGGTGCTCGTGTGGATTTATGCTCATCTACTCACTGTTGGTGGAGCCTATAAGAACACGGGAACAAAAACTCAAGCAAGCTGCCGAACTGATCGGGCCGGAATTATAGGTGCTGCTCCATG GATAAGGGTTCCATATCCATTTCAATGGGGAGCTCCCACATTTGATGCTGGAGAAGCTTTTGCTATGATGGCTGCTTCATTTGTTGCTCTTGTAGAG TCAACTGGTGGCTTCATTGCCGTGTCAAGGTATGCCAGTGCAACTCCGATGCCACCTACAATTCTTAGCCGAGGTGTTGGTTGGCAG GGAGTGGGCATTTTGTTCTCTGGGATATTTGGAACTGGAACTGGATCATCCGTATCTGT TGAAAATGCTGGTCTGTTAGCTCTTACACGTGTTGGAAGCCGAAGGGTTGTGCAGATATCTGCTGGATTCATGATCTTCTTTTCCATACTTG GAAAGTTCGGAGCTGTTTTTGCTTCAATCCCACCACCGATCATTGCTGCTTTGTATTGCCTTTTCTTTGCCTATGTTG GTGCAGCAGGTCTCAGCTTCCTTCAGTTTTGCAATTTAAATAGCTTTAAAACAAAGTTCGTTCTAGGCTTCTCTATTTTCATGGGCTTATCAATCCCACAGTACTTCAATGAATACAGAGTAGTCAATGGTTATGGTCCTGTGCATACTGGAGCAAGATGG TTCAACGATATGATCAATGTGCCATTCTCGTCAGAAGCATTTGTAGCGGGGTTGTTGGCTCTCTTCCTGGACAGCACACTGCACCGTAAAGACAATACAACTAGGAAGGACAGAGGCATGGTTTGGTGGGAGAAATTCCGGTCATTCAAGACAGATTCAAGAAGCGAGGAGTTCTATTCTCTTCCCTTCAATCTTAACAAGTTTTTCCCATCAGTGTGA